The sequence CCCATGTCGCCGTCGCCGGACACCAGCAGGGCTCCGACCTCCTCGGCCAGCTCGACGACCGAGTCCGGCGCCGGCGCGAGCCGTGACGGCTCCGGCGCGGGTGGCAGCAGCTCCAGGTAGGGCTGCGATGCCAGGTCACTCGCGTCCAGCCCCAGGGCCGCGCTCGCGCGTGCCCGCAGCCCGGCACTCAACTGGGTTGCCGCGTCCGCCACTTCGGCCCGCGTCTGTGGGCCCGCCTTGTCCGCCTGGCCGATGTACCGCTCCACCAGCTTCAGCGCCCGCTCCTGCACGTCCGTGTCCTCGTGCCCGAAGGCGTGCGCCACCGCGGGCAGCAGCTCCGCCGCGCTCGACGGGTCGCGCCGGAGCAACTTCCCGAGGAGCACGAGCTGGGCACGCACCAACTTCTTCTCCGTGCGGAACAGCACGACCGCGGACATCTCGGCGACCTGCCGGGCCGTGATCTCGCCGGCCAGCGCCAGTGAACCCAGCACCGTCCGGGCGTGCGACGCCACGGTGGAGGCCGGGTGGGAGGCGAGCGCCAGCCAGTCCGTCACGCGCTCCCGCTCCTCGGCCGAGGTCGGCTCAAGTGCCGTCAGCAGCCTGAGGAAGACCCGGCAGTCGGCCGGTGCGACACCGCGCAGCAGCCGGGCGACACAGGCGTCGATCATGGCCCGGCGGTCGAGGAGCCCTTCCTCGGTGAGTTTCGCGAGAGCGTCGATCCAACTGTCGGGGCCGTCACCGAACAGCCAGTCCAGCCGGCTGCCGATGTCCGGGATCTGGAAGAGCGCGGGGACGAGTTCCGTCGTGTACGGATCCTGGCGGAGCCGCTGCAGGACGGTGTCGCCGCGCTGCCACAGGCTGCCGATCTCCTCGACCCAGCCGACGACGTAGGTCTCGGTGGTCGGCACCGGGCAACCGGACAGCCGTACCAGCCCCGCCATCAGCTCGTAGGGGACCTGGGCGGTCTCCGGGCGGTCCGCGAGTCGCTGCGCGAGGTTGCCCAGCCAGTCCTGTTCCCGGTCGCCCAGCACATGGAGCAGGGCCGCGGGAGAAGCCTGGGACCAGCGCATGTCGGCCGCCGTGATCCAGGCCGCCGTCCCGGCCGCTCCGGTGTGGCAGGCCGCACCTGCCGCGTGCAGGGTGGGGTACGCCTTGCGGGACGGGGCGTCCCACCGTGCGACCCGCAACTCCTTGCGCAGTTCCTTGAGCGCCGGCAGGCAGAGCCGTCGCTCGGGATCCGTCATCCCGTCCAGCAGGCCCACGACCTCGCTCGTCCGCCCCGCCCGCACGGCCTCCAGCAACGCGTCGCTCACCGATACCGCCTCGCCCACCGACACCACCCCGCTCACCGAGACCGCCCTGTCCCGCGACACCGCCCCACGCATCGGCATCGCACGGTTCACCGCCACCGCCACCGCGTCGCGCACCGAAACCGCGCCGCTCATCGCACACCCCCGTCGACCAGAACCTCCGCCTGCCCGGACACCGCGCCGCGGCGGACCATCCGTACCGCCAGCGCGTGCTTGCACGGACCGCGCCCGCCGCGGTATTTGGCCCACCACAGGCAACTGCACGTCAGCACCCCCGCGTCGTCGCGCACCCGGTGCGCGTGCCCGTCCTGCGCGGTCACCGTGCCGAGGACGCCGTCCAGGACCACCGCGCCCGCGCTCACGAGGTCGCGGGCTGCCCGCAGCCGGGGGTTGTGCCGCTCCACGCGCTCGGCGTCGTAGGGGAGTTCACGATGGAAGTAGGCCGCCTCCGCCGTGTCGTAGCCCACGCGCCCCGAGGTGCCCAGCCGGACGAGGGCCGCCCGCACCCGCTCGGCGGGCAGTCCCGAGGAGGCGGACAGATCCCCGACATCGATCCTGGGCTCCCATGCCAGCAGGACCGAGATCAGTTCCGCGTCCTCGGCCGCCTCGTCGGTGGCCAGCGCGTCGAGCACTCCACCC is a genomic window of Streptomyces sp. NBC_00414 containing:
- a CDS encoding DUF7824 domain-containing protein, with amino-acid sequence MSGAVSVRDAVAVAVNRAMPMRGAVSRDRAVSVSGVVSVGEAVSVSDALLEAVRAGRTSEVVGLLDGMTDPERRLCLPALKELRKELRVARWDAPSRKAYPTLHAAGAACHTGAAGTAAWITAADMRWSQASPAALLHVLGDREQDWLGNLAQRLADRPETAQVPYELMAGLVRLSGCPVPTTETYVVGWVEEIGSLWQRGDTVLQRLRQDPYTTELVPALFQIPDIGSRLDWLFGDGPDSWIDALAKLTEEGLLDRRAMIDACVARLLRGVAPADCRVFLRLLTALEPTSAEERERVTDWLALASHPASTVASHARTVLGSLALAGEITARQVAEMSAVVLFRTEKKLVRAQLVLLGKLLRRDPSSAAELLPAVAHAFGHEDTDVQERALKLVERYIGQADKAGPQTRAEVADAATQLSAGLRARASAALGLDASDLASQPYLELLPPAPEPSRLAPAPDSVVELAEEVGALLVSGDGDMGVFERVLDGLVRHTYLRQEELAEALKPAVARSWWMDTDRHYHSADEYFRRAPYGLEVVLAALLGRVRTSTLHKAHQHGPMDDPCVHTALSAAFNARLWEAAYRVRTDPMPFLLATPTWSSGHVEPDELVTRLGEYHRLGARPGEADFTQALLRVRRDDRAVSTAAAGRAAALGTAEGDRLARWLTSEGAATPTSTRHRSGERVLLELGGLDELDGLPGSIPPAFRRLGLPVGVSEARRYCPHYWNRVERQHWLAVVPGRREMVAARLVREVSTVAVEDTRGVAAVLPLIAEAAGEAGEAVHLCVAYGMGARHPEDRLSAVDALLVIAAQGQLDAEGLGRDLGQLVRQGAVKPLRLAESVRIAATTGAYATVWSILGAALPVLLAGPAADGSAPAARGMGELLAVAAECAERSGAHGDVEHLAQVAERSGSSRFVTQARRLRATLGQEVAA